In Mailhella massiliensis, a genomic segment contains:
- a CDS encoding 1-propanol dehydrogenase PduQ: MTQFHGKTKICYGKYALDTLEELPCTRAFVVTDPFMVKSGFADQITSHLERRDIPHRIFSSVEPDPSLETVKQGTVEFVASRADLIVALGGGSAIDTAKAIAFFARKAAPGLAHPLLAAIPTTSGTGSEVTAISVVTDKLHGVKIPLNDELLIPDVAILDARFTRTVPPSVTAATGMDVLTHAVEAYTSRDNNAFTDILAVQAIRYVFSYLLKAYQQMEDMEAREMMLLGSCMAGMAFNNSGLGITHSMAHALGGQFHIPHGLANAVLLPYAIRFNSFDAGVRYRELARIIGLPHSNVEEGTNGLLTAIRGLNEAMGIPARIRELKVEESAFAAALDSMAAHALEDMCTKSNPRRPSVADIRQLFEQAW, translated from the coding sequence GTGACCCAGTTCCACGGAAAGACAAAGATCTGTTACGGCAAGTATGCCCTTGATACCCTGGAGGAACTGCCCTGCACCCGCGCCTTCGTGGTGACGGACCCGTTCATGGTCAAGAGCGGTTTCGCCGACCAGATCACCAGCCATCTGGAACGGCGCGACATCCCGCACCGCATTTTTTCCAGCGTGGAGCCCGATCCTTCTCTGGAAACGGTGAAGCAGGGCACCGTTGAATTCGTGGCCAGTCGTGCCGACCTCATCGTGGCTCTCGGCGGCGGTTCCGCCATCGACACGGCAAAGGCCATCGCCTTTTTCGCCCGCAAGGCCGCGCCCGGCCTTGCCCATCCGCTTCTGGCCGCCATTCCCACCACGAGCGGCACGGGCTCCGAAGTCACGGCCATTTCCGTGGTCACGGACAAGCTGCACGGTGTGAAGATTCCGCTGAACGACGAGCTGCTCATTCCCGACGTGGCCATTCTCGACGCGCGCTTCACGCGTACCGTGCCCCCATCGGTCACGGCGGCCACGGGCATGGACGTGCTCACCCATGCCGTGGAGGCCTATACTTCGCGCGACAACAACGCCTTTACCGACATCCTTGCCGTACAGGCCATACGTTATGTATTCTCCTACCTGCTCAAGGCCTATCAGCAGATGGAGGACATGGAGGCAAGGGAAATGATGCTGCTCGGCTCCTGCATGGCGGGCATGGCCTTCAACAACAGCGGCCTCGGCATCACGCACAGCATGGCACATGCACTCGGCGGGCAGTTCCATATTCCCCACGGGCTGGCCAACGCCGTGCTTCTTCCCTACGCCATCCGCTTCAACAGTTTCGATGCGGGCGTCCGCTACCGGGAGCTTGCGCGCATCATCGGGCTTCCCCATTCCAATGTGGAAGAAGGGACCAACGGCCTGCTTACGGCCATACGCGGCCTGAATGAAGCCATGGGCATTCCGGCGCGCATACGCGAACTCAAGGTGGAGGAATCCGCCTTTGCCGCCGCGCTCGACAGCATGGCGGCCCATGCGCTGGAGGATATGTGCACGAAGAGCAATCCCCGGCGTCCTTCCGTGGCCGACATCAGGCAGCTCTTCGAGCAGGCCTGGTAA
- a CDS encoding SLBB domain-containing protein, with the protein MGNQIVDRIREAGVVGAGGAGLPTHVKADATVDTVLVNGASCEPLLMSDPHLMEHEVDTMLRGLKAVMECTGAKKGMVCLKGKHVKAMASVREAVAREGSGTLEAFELGDFYPAGDEQVLVYEALGRIVPERGLPLQVGAVVSNVETLYNVARAMDGIPVTERYLTVAGEVRRPMVVKAPVGTPVADVIAFAGGATISEYRVVDGGPMMGKVLPDVSRAVVTKTTSGLLVLPPDHNVVARKVMDPARVRQITNTICCQCSRCTDLCPRHMLGHSLHPNKLMRVFAGQDLASETAKEALLCSECGLCEKFACPMMISPREVNAQIKKELMKAGVKWASSGRALEPNAFREERRVPTARLIQRLDLVEYDTHPGYAGEIVPSRVSIPLRQHIGAPAVCLVSEGMRVKRGDLIGEIPEKAMGARVHASIDGVVESVADGMITIKA; encoded by the coding sequence ATGGGAAATCAGATTGTTGACAGAATACGGGAAGCCGGCGTCGTCGGCGCGGGCGGCGCAGGCCTGCCCACGCACGTCAAGGCCGACGCCACGGTGGACACGGTTCTTGTGAACGGGGCCTCCTGTGAGCCTTTGCTCATGAGCGATCCGCATCTCATGGAACATGAGGTGGATACCATGCTTCGCGGGCTTAAGGCCGTTATGGAATGCACCGGCGCGAAGAAAGGCATGGTCTGCCTGAAGGGCAAGCATGTCAAGGCCATGGCTTCGGTGCGCGAAGCCGTCGCCCGTGAGGGAAGCGGTACGCTGGAAGCCTTCGAGCTCGGGGATTTCTATCCTGCGGGCGACGAACAGGTGCTGGTGTATGAAGCTCTCGGACGCATCGTGCCCGAACGCGGTCTGCCTCTTCAGGTGGGCGCCGTGGTGAGCAACGTGGAAACGCTGTACAACGTGGCCCGCGCCATGGACGGCATCCCCGTGACGGAGCGTTACCTCACCGTGGCGGGCGAAGTGCGCCGTCCCATGGTGGTCAAGGCCCCCGTGGGAACTCCCGTGGCCGATGTCATCGCCTTTGCCGGCGGCGCGACCATCTCGGAATACCGCGTGGTGGACGGCGGTCCCATGATGGGCAAGGTGCTGCCCGATGTTTCCCGCGCCGTGGTCACCAAGACCACGAGCGGCCTTCTGGTGCTGCCCCCCGATCACAACGTGGTGGCCCGCAAGGTCATGGATCCCGCCCGCGTTCGTCAGATCACCAACACCATCTGCTGCCAGTGCTCCCGCTGTACGGATCTGTGCCCGCGGCACATGCTCGGCCATTCCCTGCATCCCAACAAGCTCATGCGCGTATTCGCCGGGCAGGATCTGGCGAGCGAAACGGCGAAGGAAGCGCTTCTGTGCTCCGAATGCGGCCTGTGCGAAAAGTTCGCCTGCCCCATGATGATTTCCCCGCGCGAAGTCAACGCGCAGATCAAGAAGGAACTGATGAAGGCGGGCGTGAAGTGGGCCTCCTCCGGCCGCGCGCTTGAACCGAACGCCTTCCGTGAAGAACGCCGCGTGCCCACCGCGCGGCTCATCCAGCGTCTGGATCTTGTGGAATACGATACGCATCCCGGCTATGCCGGAGAAATCGTCCCCTCCAGAGTGAGCATTCCGCTGCGCCAGCATATCGGCGCGCCCGCTGTGTGCCTCGTTTCCGAGGGTATGCGTGTGAAACGCGGCGATCTCATCGGGGAGATTCCTGAAAAAGCCATGGGCGCGAGGGTGCATGCCAGCATCGACGGCGTGGTGGAGTCCGTTGCGGACGGAATGATAACTATCAAGGCGTGA
- a CDS encoding BMC domain-containing protein, translating into MKLRTIGCVELNSISAGLHVADEMVKAAEVQLVLSRPTCPGRYLVIVTGDTGAVKSSVAHGREIGADMVVDWFVIPSVHEAVIPAMNGTAVCPRIDALGCIETCTTAACVLAADAAAKAGQVHLIELRFAAGLGGKAFIVMTGEVSSVQASVDAGVAVVEGEGSGPVLSHIVIPSPSEDLKKHLLG; encoded by the coding sequence ATGAAATTACGCACTATCGGCTGCGTGGAACTGAACAGCATCAGCGCGGGTCTGCATGTCGCGGACGAAATGGTGAAGGCCGCCGAGGTACAGCTCGTCCTTTCCCGCCCCACCTGCCCGGGCCGTTATCTTGTCATCGTTACCGGCGATACCGGCGCGGTGAAGAGTTCCGTGGCCCACGGACGTGAAATCGGCGCAGACATGGTGGTGGACTGGTTCGTCATTCCCAGCGTTCATGAGGCCGTGATACCCGCCATGAACGGCACCGCCGTCTGCCCCCGCATCGATGCGCTGGGCTGCATTGAAACCTGCACCACGGCGGCCTGCGTGCTTGCCGCCGATGCCGCGGCCAAGGCGGGCCAGGTGCATCTTATCGAACTGCGTTTCGCCGCCGGTCTCGGCGGCAAGGCGTTCATCGTCATGACCGGGGAAGTCAGCTCCGTGCAGGCTTCCGTGGATGCGGGCGTGGCCGTTGTGGAAGGCGAAGGCTCCGGCCCCGTGCTCAGCCACATCGTCATTCCCTCGCCCAGCGAGGATCTCAAAAAGCATCTTCTCGGCTGA
- a CDS encoding BMC domain-containing protein → MGRISDEPKQRVIQEYVPGKQITLAHVIASPHRGIYLKLGLDDTVSDALGILTITPAEGVIIAADIATKAGSVDIGFLDRFGGSLLLVGDVASVESALKSVIAYFDGVLHYASVDMTRT, encoded by the coding sequence ATGGGCAGAATCAGCGATGAACCGAAACAGCGAGTCATCCAGGAATACGTTCCGGGGAAGCAGATCACGCTCGCCCATGTGATCGCCAGCCCTCACCGGGGCATTTACCTCAAGCTGGGGCTGGACGACACCGTGAGCGATGCTCTCGGCATACTGACCATCACCCCGGCGGAAGGCGTCATCATTGCGGCGGACATCGCCACCAAGGCCGGTTCCGTGGACATAGGCTTTCTGGACCGTTTCGGCGGTTCCCTGCTTCTTGTGGGGGATGTGGCCAGCGTGGAATCGGCGCTGAAAAGCGTTATCGCCTACTTCGACGGCGTGCTGCATTACGCCTCCGTGGACATGACCCGGACCTGA
- a CDS encoding EutP/PduV family microcompartment system protein, producing MLKTMFIGEWRSGKSSLIRALSGAEYAPRKVLAVDFFREFVNTPSEFLENRRFYPALITASADCDVLVFVQDATRTFCQIPPGFASMFNRRVIGVITKIDLPEANVERARRFLRNAGVRDMFCVSVTLGTGMEALAAVLAC from the coding sequence ATGCTGAAAACCATGTTCATAGGAGAGTGGCGTTCGGGCAAAAGCTCGCTCATACGCGCTCTTTCCGGGGCGGAATACGCGCCGCGCAAGGTGCTGGCCGTGGATTTTTTCCGTGAGTTCGTCAACACCCCCAGCGAATTTCTGGAAAACCGCCGTTTCTATCCTGCGCTCATCACCGCTTCGGCGGACTGCGACGTGCTCGTCTTCGTGCAGGACGCCACGCGTACCTTTTGTCAGATTCCTCCGGGCTTTGCCTCCATGTTCAACCGCCGCGTCATCGGCGTGATTACGAAAATCGACCTGCCGGAAGCGAATGTCGAACGCGCACGCCGTTTTCTGCGCAATGCGGGCGTGAGGGACATGTTCTGCGTCAGCGTGACGCTGGGCACGGGCATGGAGGCTCTTGCGGCCGTACTCGCCTGCTGA
- a CDS encoding phosphoenolpyruvate carboxykinase (ATP), with protein sequence MASQPSWKYYSKLSEMSRLRAIAESLFNNRNHGNGLRYVSPAEAYEMSCRLPWVTVTDLPMDESTVRRLGLPPDARVFNDNCGKTVGRSAEARIFYNRLASDEKLALEEMLREAVYQMQEGNRLVYAEAVIGLDAHLMLKARMIAPESDISNIFHWYANFTPLASVPEYEKSAELPVQDILFVSFPGWKSEEKRWSKGCVAVDEEHMTIFNLGMRYFGERKKGTLTMAWTAGMRMGMVAAHAGIKEVDFTQVPGLEQRGKQIIAFYGLSGSGKSSHINTMDNGGTLPREAVCRIAHDDAFQIDCRNRRSYVWEPALYDKTDSRDEKHQDWKYCITTQNMLVIDYKGRIIPVGQDIRNNNGRALFSRDLLGKTTDRIGFPNVIGWLMKDSTLPPLVRLTSPALAVAMGATLMTKRSSAENVSAEDMEKLIFVPFANPFRVYPLAKDCLGYIEIFRSGCDCYIWSGGGGGMWNGSDNTLKTVPLNVSLTLQTAVLEGTLEWEDWELVEGARIPTRASIEKILPGYYDRYNPRTVPNKADFISTLKKRFQQRRNFIMDSDIREYPDLMEELVQSMKVNA encoded by the coding sequence ATGGCGAGTCAGCCGTCTTGGAAGTATTACAGTAAACTGAGTGAGATGTCCCGCCTTCGGGCCATTGCCGAGTCCCTGTTCAACAACCGCAATCATGGAAACGGCCTCCGTTATGTTTCTCCGGCGGAAGCCTACGAAATGTCCTGCCGGCTTCCCTGGGTGACGGTGACGGATCTGCCCATGGATGAAAGCACGGTCAGGCGTCTGGGGTTGCCTCCCGATGCCAGAGTGTTCAACGACAACTGCGGCAAAACCGTCGGGCGCAGCGCGGAGGCCCGTATTTTCTATAACCGTCTCGCTTCGGATGAAAAACTTGCCCTGGAGGAGATGCTCCGCGAAGCCGTGTATCAGATGCAGGAAGGAAACAGGCTGGTCTATGCGGAAGCCGTCATCGGTCTGGATGCCCATCTGATGCTCAAGGCGCGCATGATTGCACCGGAAAGCGATATTTCCAATATTTTTCACTGGTATGCCAATTTTACCCCTCTCGCATCCGTGCCGGAGTATGAGAAAAGCGCGGAACTGCCGGTTCAGGATATTCTTTTCGTTTCCTTCCCCGGCTGGAAGTCCGAGGAAAAGCGCTGGAGCAAGGGGTGTGTGGCCGTTGATGAAGAGCATATGACCATTTTCAATCTCGGGATGCGTTACTTCGGCGAGCGCAAGAAGGGAACCCTCACCATGGCATGGACCGCAGGTATGCGTATGGGCATGGTGGCCGCACATGCAGGCATCAAGGAAGTCGATTTTACGCAGGTGCCGGGGCTGGAGCAGCGCGGAAAGCAGATTATTGCATTTTATGGATTGTCCGGGTCTGGAAAGTCATCGCACATCAATACGATGGATAACGGCGGAACCCTCCCCCGGGAGGCCGTGTGCCGCATCGCCCATGATGACGCCTTTCAGATCGATTGCAGAAACCGGCGGAGCTATGTGTGGGAACCGGCTCTTTACGACAAAACGGACAGCCGGGACGAGAAGCATCAGGACTGGAAGTACTGCATCACCACTCAGAATATGCTGGTGATTGATTATAAGGGCAGGATCATTCCTGTGGGGCAGGATATACGCAACAATAACGGGCGCGCCCTGTTCAGTCGTGATCTGCTGGGGAAGACCACGGACAGAATCGGTTTTCCGAATGTCATAGGCTGGCTGATGAAGGATTCCACTCTGCCGCCTCTGGTACGTCTGACGTCTCCCGCTCTGGCCGTGGCCATGGGCGCCACGCTCATGACCAAGCGCAGCAGTGCGGAAAACGTCAGTGCGGAAGATATGGAGAAGCTGATTTTCGTGCCTTTTGCCAATCCGTTCAGAGTCTACCCGCTGGCGAAGGACTGTCTGGGCTATATCGAGATATTCCGTTCCGGGTGCGACTGCTATATATGGTCGGGCGGCGGGGGCGGCATGTGGAACGGCTCCGACAATACCCTGAAAACCGTGCCGCTGAATGTTTCCCTTACGCTTCAGACGGCCGTTCTTGAGGGGACGCTGGAGTGGGAAGACTGGGAGCTGGTGGAAGGGGCCCGCATTCCCACGCGTGCTTCCATAGAGAAGATTCTCCCCGGATATTACGACAGATACAATCCGCGTACGGTTCCGAATAAGGCGGATTTCATCAGTACGCTGAAAAAAAGGTTCCAGCAGCGGCGTAATTTCATCATGGACAGCGATATCCGGGAATACCCTGACCTTATGGAAGAACTTGTACAGTCCATGAAGGTGAACGCATAA
- the hpsG gene encoding (2S)-3-sulfopropanediol dehydratase: MLDMGCCCCTPQEQWIEDAAKGKPSPFRAEQPRVIDMLESFDCTPPVIDVERARYFTESMRETEGQHLTLRWAKALMNVARKMPVYIEDTQLIVGRLGRDHCRYGILYPELDGDFYKSVLDDFATRENPPIRVMDEDIKVIVDEIGAYWNGKTYHHELFKKMPERCKHMAYGDQEGLQPRYVVAESSSLRSSLQWVLDFDKVLKLGFKGVKENARRRLEALDQKDPYNIVNRIPFLEAVMLTCDAVVLWAHRHAELAREKAAVEKDPVRRQELLEISERCDWVPENPARTFHEAVQAHWFAQAFSRLEQRTGCIISNGRMDQQLISYYRHDMESGILTEKKALEILGCMWCQMAQFIELPLSPGVMDTQAGFAHWEAVTIGGQTPDGQDATNELTYLLLRSKREFPTHYPDLAVRVHTRSPKRYLWDIAETIKQGQGYPKLVNDEELIPRMLAKGAPVSEVYDYVVSGCNETRLINRESYMSPGTQVNLCAALELTLRNGRLKKFGDELFTFETGDPCTFKTWEEFWNAYVAQQNNLITTAFVLQDTIHHTRAKYFASPLASGLHNLCVESCVDLNSDQAPEGALDLAFFDAIGFGTLVDSLSVIKKLVYEEGVITMQELLEALDCNFEGKEALQAMLQRAPRFGNGDDYADNLYKQVEKSALDFTGYYAKQYGVQPIEIRTTSVTANVPHGKFVSAMPNGRKAWTPLSDGSSPSHGSDVNGPTAVLLSQYKSTNWNAPNRACRLLNMKIAPKTVEGDEGTQKLVDLFRSFIDLRVWHLQINVINRETMLAAQKDPHKYRNLVVRIAGYSAYFVDLNTDLQNDLIDRTEQQSV, encoded by the coding sequence ATGCTCGATATGGGTTGTTGTTGCTGTACTCCGCAGGAGCAATGGATAGAGGATGCCGCAAAGGGTAAGCCCAGTCCGTTCCGTGCCGAGCAGCCCCGCGTCATTGACATGCTTGAATCGTTTGACTGCACTCCCCCCGTCATCGACGTGGAACGCGCAAGGTATTTCACGGAATCCATGCGGGAAACCGAGGGACAGCATCTGACTCTTCGCTGGGCGAAGGCTCTGATGAATGTTGCCCGGAAGATGCCTGTCTACATTGAAGATACCCAGCTCATCGTGGGGCGTCTCGGTCGTGATCACTGCCGATACGGTATTCTGTACCCCGAACTCGACGGCGATTTTTACAAGAGCGTTCTGGACGATTTCGCCACCCGCGAAAATCCCCCCATCCGCGTCATGGATGAGGATATCAAGGTCATCGTCGATGAAATCGGCGCCTACTGGAACGGCAAGACCTATCATCACGAACTGTTCAAGAAGATGCCCGAACGCTGCAAGCACATGGCCTACGGCGATCAGGAAGGACTCCAGCCCCGTTATGTGGTGGCGGAATCTTCTTCGCTCCGTTCCAGCCTGCAGTGGGTACTGGACTTCGACAAGGTGCTGAAGCTCGGTTTCAAGGGGGTGAAGGAAAACGCCAGACGTCGCCTTGAGGCTTTGGATCAGAAGGATCCCTACAACATCGTGAACCGCATTCCCTTCCTGGAAGCGGTGATGCTGACCTGCGACGCCGTGGTGCTGTGGGCGCATCGTCATGCCGAACTGGCCCGCGAAAAGGCGGCTGTGGAAAAGGATCCCGTACGCCGTCAGGAACTTCTGGAAATTTCCGAACGTTGCGACTGGGTACCGGAAAATCCTGCCCGCACCTTCCATGAAGCCGTGCAGGCACACTGGTTCGCGCAGGCCTTCTCCCGCCTGGAACAGCGCACCGGCTGCATTATTTCCAACGGCCGCATGGACCAGCAGCTCATTTCGTACTATCGCCACGACATGGAATCCGGCATTCTGACGGAAAAGAAGGCCTTGGAAATCCTCGGCTGCATGTGGTGCCAGATGGCGCAGTTCATCGAACTGCCCCTTTCTCCCGGCGTTATGGACACCCAGGCCGGTTTTGCGCACTGGGAAGCCGTGACCATCGGCGGCCAGACTCCGGACGGACAGGATGCCACCAACGAGCTGACGTATCTTCTGCTGCGCTCCAAGCGCGAATTTCCCACCCATTATCCCGACCTGGCCGTGCGCGTGCATACCCGCTCGCCCAAGCGTTATCTCTGGGATATCGCGGAAACCATCAAGCAGGGGCAGGGCTATCCCAAGCTGGTCAACGACGAGGAGCTCATTCCCCGTATGCTGGCCAAGGGAGCTCCCGTCAGCGAAGTGTACGACTATGTGGTGAGCGGCTGCAACGAGACCCGTCTGATCAACCGCGAAAGCTACATGAGCCCCGGCACGCAGGTGAACCTCTGCGCAGCGCTGGAACTGACGTTGCGCAACGGTCGCCTGAAGAAGTTCGGCGACGAGCTGTTCACTTTCGAAACCGGCGATCCATGCACCTTCAAGACCTGGGAAGAGTTCTGGAATGCCTATGTGGCGCAGCAGAACAACCTTATCACCACGGCATTTGTACTGCAGGACACCATTCATCATACCCGCGCCAAGTACTTCGCCAGTCCTCTGGCCTCCGGTCTGCACAACCTGTGTGTGGAATCCTGCGTGGATCTGAACAGCGACCAGGCTCCCGAGGGCGCGCTGGATCTCGCTTTCTTCGACGCCATCGGCTTCGGCACTCTGGTGGACTCGCTTTCCGTCATCAAGAAGCTGGTCTATGAGGAAGGCGTCATCACCATGCAGGAACTTCTGGAAGCTCTGGATTGCAACTTTGAGGGCAAGGAAGCGCTTCAGGCCATGCTGCAGCGTGCGCCGCGTTTCGGCAACGGCGACGACTACGCGGATAATCTGTACAAGCAGGTGGAAAAAAGCGCCCTGGACTTCACTGGATACTACGCCAAGCAGTACGGCGTACAGCCCATTGAAATCCGTACCACTTCCGTAACGGCAAACGTGCCCCACGGCAAGTTCGTCAGCGCCATGCCCAACGGCCGCAAAGCCTGGACGCCGCTTTCCGACGGCAGCTCTCCCTCGCACGGTTCGGACGTGAACGGCCCGACGGCGGTACTCCTTTCCCAGTACAAGAGCACCAACTGGAATGCACCCAACCGCGCCTGCCGTCTGCTCAATATGAAGATCGCCCCCAAGACCGTGGAAGGCGACGAGGGCACGCAGAAGCTGGTCGACCTGTTCCGCAGCTTCATCGACCTGCGTGTCTGGCATCTGCAGATCAACGTCATCAACCGTGAGACCATGCTTGCCGCGCAGAAGGATCCGCACAAGTATCGCAACCTTGTAGTCCGTATCGCCGGCTACAGCGCCTACTTCGTGGACCTGAACACGGACCTGCAGAACGATCTCATCGACCGCACGGAACAGCAGTCGGTTTAA
- a CDS encoding amidohydrolase family protein, whose amino-acid sequence MKFIDFRFRPCVKAVIDSIVNNPAFSGFVAETGFGSGPAPTLEEEINLFHSLGGEKFVMNGRDCETVSRAASSNPGVLEAMKAFPQDVIGFYGFDPYKGMAGINAFKKAVLEDGFVGASIDADICRLPLDDARFYPLYTVCCELNVPVIMTTGPAPMPRVPMKNTSPVLVDHVASDFPELRIVMSHAAWNYPQEALATVFRNENVYMDISDVTMNMWMDFYVPVINKRLSDKIFFGSAHPFTHLSEALEVTTSLGFDKDVLEKVMYGNAKKFLNI is encoded by the coding sequence ATGAAATTCATTGATTTTCGTTTTCGTCCCTGTGTCAAGGCCGTTATCGACTCCATCGTGAACAACCCTGCGTTCAGCGGCTTTGTCGCGGAAACCGGATTCGGCAGCGGACCCGCCCCCACACTTGAAGAAGAAATCAACCTGTTCCACAGCCTTGGCGGGGAAAAATTCGTCATGAACGGCCGCGACTGTGAAACCGTATCTCGTGCTGCCTCGTCCAACCCCGGTGTGCTTGAAGCCATGAAGGCCTTCCCTCAGGACGTGATCGGTTTTTACGGTTTCGATCCCTACAAGGGCATGGCCGGTATCAACGCCTTTAAGAAGGCGGTGCTTGAAGACGGTTTCGTCGGAGCATCCATTGATGCCGACATCTGTCGCCTGCCCTTGGACGATGCCCGTTTCTATCCCCTTTACACCGTATGCTGTGAACTGAATGTTCCGGTTATCATGACTACCGGCCCTGCCCCCATGCCGCGCGTGCCCATGAAAAACACCAGCCCCGTGCTTGTCGATCATGTCGCTTCGGACTTCCCCGAACTGCGCATCGTCATGAGCCACGCCGCCTGGAACTATCCGCAGGAAGCGCTTGCCACGGTGTTCCGCAACGAAAACGTGTACATGGATATTTCCGACGTCACCATGAACATGTGGATGGACTTCTATGTTCCCGTCATCAACAAGCGTCTGTCCGACAAGATTTTCTTCGGAAGCGCCCATCCCTTCACACATCTGAGCGAAGCGCTGGAAGTGACGACCTCCCTCGGCTTCGACAAGGATGTTCTGGAAAAGGTGATGTACGGCAATGCCAAGAAGTTCCTGAACATCTGA
- a CDS encoding MATE family efflux transporter, protein MENKLAVGKIPGLLLSLAVPAMLAQLITLCYNLVDRVYIGHMDDGAVAMTAIGVCMPIVTIMMAVASLFGRGGAPLSGISMGAQDQDRADHILSNSLFLLLLSSGLIMLGIQIFCEPLLLLFGASAATLPYAEDYLRIYSLGTFFFQVSLGLNYFINTQGFTKIGMMTPLIGGVVNIILDPIFIFGLDMGIRGAAIATVIAQFVSFLWVMRFYRGPLALLHIRARFMPPCWDLVRRIVVLGSSPAFMISTEGILLLSFNKQLAYFGGDMAVGAMAILASIFQLVLLPMIGIYQGAQPIVSFNYGAGDYGRVKETIWLAGKATLLYSLVCTCLLVSFPRFVVSLFTQDQALVEQAAPMLRLYICGCFFLGMTIVSQDSYNALGDGKLSLFFAFFRKGILLIPLIYILPGFAEDKVFAVVAAEPVSDILASVASTVYFVYYVRKKLTPRPSAAV, encoded by the coding sequence ATGGAAAACAAGCTGGCTGTCGGCAAAATTCCCGGCCTTCTGCTTTCCCTGGCCGTTCCCGCCATGCTGGCCCAGCTGATCACCCTGTGCTATAATCTGGTGGATCGCGTCTATATCGGGCACATGGACGACGGCGCCGTTGCCATGACGGCCATAGGCGTGTGTATGCCCATCGTGACCATCATGATGGCGGTGGCCAGTCTGTTCGGCAGAGGGGGAGCTCCGCTCAGCGGAATCAGTATGGGCGCGCAGGATCAGGACAGGGCGGATCACATTCTGTCCAACAGCCTTTTTCTGCTTCTTCTCTCCTCCGGGCTGATCATGCTCGGCATACAGATTTTCTGTGAACCGCTGCTTCTGCTTTTCGGGGCAAGTGCTGCAACGCTTCCCTATGCTGAGGATTACCTGCGTATCTACAGCCTGGGCACATTTTTTTTCCAGGTGAGTCTCGGGTTGAACTACTTCATCAACACGCAGGGCTTCACGAAAATCGGCATGATGACGCCCCTTATCGGCGGAGTCGTCAACATCATTCTGGATCCCATATTTATTTTCGGCCTGGATATGGGTATCCGCGGCGCGGCCATAGCCACGGTCATAGCTCAGTTCGTATCTTTTCTGTGGGTCATGCGTTTTTACAGGGGGCCGCTGGCCCTGCTTCATATCCGTGCCCGATTCATGCCGCCCTGCTGGGATCTTGTACGGCGTATTGTGGTGCTGGGCTCTTCGCCGGCATTCATGATTTCCACGGAGGGCATACTGCTGCTCAGCTTCAACAAGCAGCTTGCATATTTCGGCGGCGACATGGCCGTGGGCGCCATGGCCATACTGGCTTCGATATTTCAGCTTGTCCTTCTGCCGATGATCGGCATCTATCAGGGCGCGCAGCCCATCGTCAGTTTCAACTACGGAGCGGGCGACTACGGTCGTGTAAAGGAGACCATCTGGCTCGCGGGCAAGGCCACGCTTTTGTATTCGCTGGTATGCACCTGCCTTCTGGTGTCGTTTCCGCGTTTTGTGGTCAGTCTGTTCACGCAGGATCAGGCTCTTGTCGAACAGGCTGCGCCCATGCTCCGTCTGTATATTTGCGGCTGCTTTTTCCTTGGAATGACCATCGTCAGTCAGGACAGCTACAACGCACTGGGAGACGGCAAGCTTTCCCTGTTCTTTGCCTTTTTCCGTAAGGGCATACTGCTCATTCCGCTCATTTATATTCTTCCGGGCTTTGCCGAGGACAAGGTGTTCGCCGTCGTCGCCGCCGAGCCCGTGAGCGATATTCTGGCTTCCGTCGCCAGTACCGTGTACTTCGTTTACTATGTAAGGAAAAAACTCACGCCCAGGCCCTCTGCGGCAGTCTGA